In one Bufo gargarizans isolate SCDJY-AF-19 chromosome 11, ASM1485885v1, whole genome shotgun sequence genomic region, the following are encoded:
- the NUMB gene encoding protein numb homolog isoform X2 — protein sequence MNKLRQSFRRKKDVYVPEASRPHQWQTDEESVRTGKCSFQVKYLGHVEVDESRGMHICEDAVKRLKSERKFFKGFFAKTGKKAIKAVLWVSADGLRVVDEKTKDLLVDQTIEKVSFCAPDRNFDRAFSYICRDGTTRRWICHCFMAVKDTGERLSHAVGCAFAACLERKQKREKECGVTATFDASRTTFTREGSFRVTTATEQAEREEVMKQIQDSKKGDSEPKPPLPTTTAPATVTLTTVPALPSPPTSELHVVHESIDGSNPHMIPRRHAPVEQLARQGSFRGFPVLSQKMSPFKRQLSLRINELPSTVQRKSDFQITNPVPEIEGETDSISALCSQITNTFSMPPEDPFMSAPMTKPTTPQSPTFEVNGTASAFTLPAAKPAQVSVAPAAAPVRETNPWANAPTVSAQQVASTGAPPVATIVGPEFVSTHTVVQPSHKRTSSEADRWLEEVSKTVKAQQRQSPVPAPVIQAPPLLQPVVTAAAPNPTRPYPTNTFIAPPPVSVAIVPTIPPTFMPVQQPYPVTNGMSYTVPSVPVVGITPSQMVANVFGAAGHPQVYQPKPSPGLVKQQTFSTYETNSTSSSPFFKPPPQQQNGSVAFNGLDSSGWDLDAKHQQGQASSAAIDPFEAQWAALESKSKARGNPSPTNPFSSDLQKTFEIEL from the exons TACCTGGGACACGTGGAGGTGGACGAATCTCGAGGAATGCACATCTGTGAAGATGCAGTAAAAAGACTAAAATCT GAAAGGAAATTCTTCAAAGGCTTCTTTGCAAAA ACTGGCAAGAAAGCAATCAAGGCGGTCCTGTGGGTTTCAGCAGATGGACTTAGAGTTGTGGACGAGAAAACAAAG GATCTTCTGGTAGACCAAACCATAGAAAAAGTGTCCTTCTGTGCTCCAGACAGAAACTTTGACCGGGCATTCTCTTACATATGTCGTGATGGAACAACAAGGAGATGGATCTGTCATTGCTTTATGGCTGTTAAGGACACG GGAGAGCGACTGAGCCATGCTGTTGGATGTGCCTTTGCCGCCTGCCTAGAGAGAAAGCAGAAGCGCGAAAAGGAATGCGGAGTCACTGCCACCTTTGATGCCAGCAGAACGACTTTTACCAGGGAGGGCTCATTTAGAGTAACCACTGCTACAGAACAGGCCGAGAGGGAGGAAGTTATGAAGCAGATACAAGATTCCAAGAAAG GTGATTCTGAACCAAAACCTCCATTACCAACTACCACTGCTCCAGCCACAGTCACTTTGACAACTGTCCCAGCCCTGCCATCCCCACCCACTTCTGAGCTCCATGTGGTCCATGAAAGCATAGATGGAAGCAACCCTCACATGATCCCACGTAGACATGCCCCTGTGGAACAGCTGGCAAGACAAGGCTCTTTCAGGGGATTTCCTGTACTCAGCCAAAAGATGTCTCCTTTTAAACGGCAGCTTTCTCTAAGAATTAATGAGCTACCATCCACTGTGCAGCGGAAGTCTGACTTCCAAATTACAAACCCAG TTCCTGAGATAGAGGGAGAAACAGACAGCATCAGCGCCTTATGCTCCCAGATTACCAACACTTTCAGTATGCCACCTGAAGACCCCTTCATGTCAGCACCTATGACTAAGCCCACCACACCACAGTCCCCAACATTTGAAG TGAATGGCACTGCCTCTGCATTCACACTTCCCGCTGCTAAGCCTGCACAAGTCTCTGTGGCTCCTGCAGCAGCACCTGTGCGTGAGACCAATCCATGGGCAAATGCTCCTACAGTATCTGCCCAACAAGTTGCTAGCACCGGAGCACCGCCTGTGGCCACTATTGTTG GGCCTGAGTTTGTATCCACACATACAGTTGTCCAGCCCAGTCACAAACGGACTTCCTCAGAAGCAGACCGTTGGCTTGAAGAGGTGTCCAAAACTGTTAAAGCTCAGCAAAGACAATCCCCTGTTCCTGCTCCAGTCATTCAGGCACCGCCTCTGTTGCAGCCTGttgtcactgctgctgctccaAATCCTACTCGCCCTTACCCAACAAACACTTTCATAGCTCCACCACCTGTGTCAGTTGCCATAGTCCCGACTATACCACCTACATTCATGCCTGTGCAGCAACCTTACCCAGTAACTAATGGAATGAGCTACACCGTTCCTAGCGTCCCAGTTGTTGGCATTACAccttcacagatggttgctaatgTATTTGGAGCTGCAGGTCACCCACAAGTCTATCAACCAAAGCCGTCACCGGGTCTGGTCAAGCAACAGACTTTCTCAACCTATGAGACGAATAGCACCAGTAGCAGTCCATTCTTCAAACCGCCTCCCCAGCAGCAAAATGGTTCGGTGGCATTTAATGGATTAGACAGCAGTGGTTGGGATTTGGATGCCAAGCACCAACAAGGGCAGGCTTCATCTGCCGCCATAGACCCTTTTGAAGCCCAGTGGGCTGCTTTAGAAAGCAAATCTAAAGCTCGAGGTAACCCTTCCCCAACTAACCCCTTCTCCAGTGACCTCCAGAAGACGTTTGAGATAGAACTTTAA
- the NUMB gene encoding protein numb homolog isoform X3: MNKLRQSFRRKKDVYVPEASRPHQWQTDEESVRTGKCSFQVKYLGHVEVDESRGMHICEDAVKRLKSTGKKAIKAVLWVSADGLRVVDEKTKDLLVDQTIEKVSFCAPDRNFDRAFSYICRDGTTRRWICHCFMAVKDTGERLSHAVGCAFAACLERKQKREKECGVTATFDASRTTFTREGSFRVTTATEQAEREEVMKQIQDSKKAGDSEPKPPLPTTTAPATVTLTTVPALPSPPTSELHVVHESIDGSNPHMIPRRHAPVEQLARQGSFRGFPVLSQKMSPFKRQLSLRINELPSTVQRKSDFQITNPVPEIEGETDSISALCSQITNTFSMPPEDPFMSAPMTKPTTPQSPTFEVNGTASAFTLPAAKPAQVSVAPAAAPVRETNPWANAPTVSAQQVASTGAPPVATIVGPEFVSTHTVVQPSHKRTSSEADRWLEEVSKTVKAQQRQSPVPAPVIQAPPLLQPVVTAAAPNPTRPYPTNTFIAPPPVSVAIVPTIPPTFMPVQQPYPVTNGMSYTVPSVPVVGITPSQMVANVFGAAGHPQVYQPKPSPGLVKQQTFSTYETNSTSSSPFFKPPPQQQNGSVAFNGLDSSGWDLDAKHQQGQASSAAIDPFEAQWAALESKSKARGNPSPTNPFSSDLQKTFEIEL, encoded by the exons TACCTGGGACACGTGGAGGTGGACGAATCTCGAGGAATGCACATCTGTGAAGATGCAGTAAAAAGACTAAAATCT ACTGGCAAGAAAGCAATCAAGGCGGTCCTGTGGGTTTCAGCAGATGGACTTAGAGTTGTGGACGAGAAAACAAAG GATCTTCTGGTAGACCAAACCATAGAAAAAGTGTCCTTCTGTGCTCCAGACAGAAACTTTGACCGGGCATTCTCTTACATATGTCGTGATGGAACAACAAGGAGATGGATCTGTCATTGCTTTATGGCTGTTAAGGACACG GGAGAGCGACTGAGCCATGCTGTTGGATGTGCCTTTGCCGCCTGCCTAGAGAGAAAGCAGAAGCGCGAAAAGGAATGCGGAGTCACTGCCACCTTTGATGCCAGCAGAACGACTTTTACCAGGGAGGGCTCATTTAGAGTAACCACTGCTACAGAACAGGCCGAGAGGGAGGAAGTTATGAAGCAGATACAAGATTCCAAGAAAG CAGGTGATTCTGAACCAAAACCTCCATTACCAACTACCACTGCTCCAGCCACAGTCACTTTGACAACTGTCCCAGCCCTGCCATCCCCACCCACTTCTGAGCTCCATGTGGTCCATGAAAGCATAGATGGAAGCAACCCTCACATGATCCCACGTAGACATGCCCCTGTGGAACAGCTGGCAAGACAAGGCTCTTTCAGGGGATTTCCTGTACTCAGCCAAAAGATGTCTCCTTTTAAACGGCAGCTTTCTCTAAGAATTAATGAGCTACCATCCACTGTGCAGCGGAAGTCTGACTTCCAAATTACAAACCCAG TTCCTGAGATAGAGGGAGAAACAGACAGCATCAGCGCCTTATGCTCCCAGATTACCAACACTTTCAGTATGCCACCTGAAGACCCCTTCATGTCAGCACCTATGACTAAGCCCACCACACCACAGTCCCCAACATTTGAAG TGAATGGCACTGCCTCTGCATTCACACTTCCCGCTGCTAAGCCTGCACAAGTCTCTGTGGCTCCTGCAGCAGCACCTGTGCGTGAGACCAATCCATGGGCAAATGCTCCTACAGTATCTGCCCAACAAGTTGCTAGCACCGGAGCACCGCCTGTGGCCACTATTGTTG GGCCTGAGTTTGTATCCACACATACAGTTGTCCAGCCCAGTCACAAACGGACTTCCTCAGAAGCAGACCGTTGGCTTGAAGAGGTGTCCAAAACTGTTAAAGCTCAGCAAAGACAATCCCCTGTTCCTGCTCCAGTCATTCAGGCACCGCCTCTGTTGCAGCCTGttgtcactgctgctgctccaAATCCTACTCGCCCTTACCCAACAAACACTTTCATAGCTCCACCACCTGTGTCAGTTGCCATAGTCCCGACTATACCACCTACATTCATGCCTGTGCAGCAACCTTACCCAGTAACTAATGGAATGAGCTACACCGTTCCTAGCGTCCCAGTTGTTGGCATTACAccttcacagatggttgctaatgTATTTGGAGCTGCAGGTCACCCACAAGTCTATCAACCAAAGCCGTCACCGGGTCTGGTCAAGCAACAGACTTTCTCAACCTATGAGACGAATAGCACCAGTAGCAGTCCATTCTTCAAACCGCCTCCCCAGCAGCAAAATGGTTCGGTGGCATTTAATGGATTAGACAGCAGTGGTTGGGATTTGGATGCCAAGCACCAACAAGGGCAGGCTTCATCTGCCGCCATAGACCCTTTTGAAGCCCAGTGGGCTGCTTTAGAAAGCAAATCTAAAGCTCGAGGTAACCCTTCCCCAACTAACCCCTTCTCCAGTGACCTCCAGAAGACGTTTGAGATAGAACTTTAA
- the NUMB gene encoding protein numb homolog isoform X5: MNKLRQSFRRKKDVYVPEASRPHQWQTDEESVRTGKCSFQVKYLGHVEVDESRGMHICEDAVKRLKSERKFFKGFFAKTGKKAIKAVLWVSADGLRVVDEKTKDLLVDQTIEKVSFCAPDRNFDRAFSYICRDGTTRRWICHCFMAVKDTGERLSHAVGCAFAACLERKQKREKECGVTATFDASRTTFTREGSFRVTTATEQAEREEVMKQIQDSKKAGDSEPKPPLPTTTAPATVTLTTVPALPSPPTSELHVVHESIDGSNPHMIPRRHAPVEQLARQGSFRGFPVLSQKMSPFKRQLSLRINELPSTVQRKSDFQITNPVPEIEGETDSISALCSQITNTFSMPPEDPFMSAPMTKPTTPQSPTFEGPEFVSTHTVVQPSHKRTSSEADRWLEEVSKTVKAQQRQSPVPAPVIQAPPLLQPVVTAAAPNPTRPYPTNTFIAPPPVSVAIVPTIPPTFMPVQQPYPVTNGMSYTVPSVPVVGITPSQMVANVFGAAGHPQVYQPKPSPGLVKQQTFSTYETNSTSSSPFFKPPPQQQNGSVAFNGLDSSGWDLDAKHQQGQASSAAIDPFEAQWAALESKSKARGNPSPTNPFSSDLQKTFEIEL; encoded by the exons TACCTGGGACACGTGGAGGTGGACGAATCTCGAGGAATGCACATCTGTGAAGATGCAGTAAAAAGACTAAAATCT GAAAGGAAATTCTTCAAAGGCTTCTTTGCAAAA ACTGGCAAGAAAGCAATCAAGGCGGTCCTGTGGGTTTCAGCAGATGGACTTAGAGTTGTGGACGAGAAAACAAAG GATCTTCTGGTAGACCAAACCATAGAAAAAGTGTCCTTCTGTGCTCCAGACAGAAACTTTGACCGGGCATTCTCTTACATATGTCGTGATGGAACAACAAGGAGATGGATCTGTCATTGCTTTATGGCTGTTAAGGACACG GGAGAGCGACTGAGCCATGCTGTTGGATGTGCCTTTGCCGCCTGCCTAGAGAGAAAGCAGAAGCGCGAAAAGGAATGCGGAGTCACTGCCACCTTTGATGCCAGCAGAACGACTTTTACCAGGGAGGGCTCATTTAGAGTAACCACTGCTACAGAACAGGCCGAGAGGGAGGAAGTTATGAAGCAGATACAAGATTCCAAGAAAG CAGGTGATTCTGAACCAAAACCTCCATTACCAACTACCACTGCTCCAGCCACAGTCACTTTGACAACTGTCCCAGCCCTGCCATCCCCACCCACTTCTGAGCTCCATGTGGTCCATGAAAGCATAGATGGAAGCAACCCTCACATGATCCCACGTAGACATGCCCCTGTGGAACAGCTGGCAAGACAAGGCTCTTTCAGGGGATTTCCTGTACTCAGCCAAAAGATGTCTCCTTTTAAACGGCAGCTTTCTCTAAGAATTAATGAGCTACCATCCACTGTGCAGCGGAAGTCTGACTTCCAAATTACAAACCCAG TTCCTGAGATAGAGGGAGAAACAGACAGCATCAGCGCCTTATGCTCCCAGATTACCAACACTTTCAGTATGCCACCTGAAGACCCCTTCATGTCAGCACCTATGACTAAGCCCACCACACCACAGTCCCCAACATTTGAAG GGCCTGAGTTTGTATCCACACATACAGTTGTCCAGCCCAGTCACAAACGGACTTCCTCAGAAGCAGACCGTTGGCTTGAAGAGGTGTCCAAAACTGTTAAAGCTCAGCAAAGACAATCCCCTGTTCCTGCTCCAGTCATTCAGGCACCGCCTCTGTTGCAGCCTGttgtcactgctgctgctccaAATCCTACTCGCCCTTACCCAACAAACACTTTCATAGCTCCACCACCTGTGTCAGTTGCCATAGTCCCGACTATACCACCTACATTCATGCCTGTGCAGCAACCTTACCCAGTAACTAATGGAATGAGCTACACCGTTCCTAGCGTCCCAGTTGTTGGCATTACAccttcacagatggttgctaatgTATTTGGAGCTGCAGGTCACCCACAAGTCTATCAACCAAAGCCGTCACCGGGTCTGGTCAAGCAACAGACTTTCTCAACCTATGAGACGAATAGCACCAGTAGCAGTCCATTCTTCAAACCGCCTCCCCAGCAGCAAAATGGTTCGGTGGCATTTAATGGATTAGACAGCAGTGGTTGGGATTTGGATGCCAAGCACCAACAAGGGCAGGCTTCATCTGCCGCCATAGACCCTTTTGAAGCCCAGTGGGCTGCTTTAGAAAGCAAATCTAAAGCTCGAGGTAACCCTTCCCCAACTAACCCCTTCTCCAGTGACCTCCAGAAGACGTTTGAGATAGAACTTTAA
- the NUMB gene encoding protein numb homolog isoform X1, with protein sequence MNKLRQSFRRKKDVYVPEASRPHQWQTDEESVRTGKCSFQVKYLGHVEVDESRGMHICEDAVKRLKSERKFFKGFFAKTGKKAIKAVLWVSADGLRVVDEKTKDLLVDQTIEKVSFCAPDRNFDRAFSYICRDGTTRRWICHCFMAVKDTGERLSHAVGCAFAACLERKQKREKECGVTATFDASRTTFTREGSFRVTTATEQAEREEVMKQIQDSKKAGDSEPKPPLPTTTAPATVTLTTVPALPSPPTSELHVVHESIDGSNPHMIPRRHAPVEQLARQGSFRGFPVLSQKMSPFKRQLSLRINELPSTVQRKSDFQITNPVPEIEGETDSISALCSQITNTFSMPPEDPFMSAPMTKPTTPQSPTFEVNGTASAFTLPAAKPAQVSVAPAAAPVRETNPWANAPTVSAQQVASTGAPPVATIVGPEFVSTHTVVQPSHKRTSSEADRWLEEVSKTVKAQQRQSPVPAPVIQAPPLLQPVVTAAAPNPTRPYPTNTFIAPPPVSVAIVPTIPPTFMPVQQPYPVTNGMSYTVPSVPVVGITPSQMVANVFGAAGHPQVYQPKPSPGLVKQQTFSTYETNSTSSSPFFKPPPQQQNGSVAFNGLDSSGWDLDAKHQQGQASSAAIDPFEAQWAALESKSKARGNPSPTNPFSSDLQKTFEIEL encoded by the exons TACCTGGGACACGTGGAGGTGGACGAATCTCGAGGAATGCACATCTGTGAAGATGCAGTAAAAAGACTAAAATCT GAAAGGAAATTCTTCAAAGGCTTCTTTGCAAAA ACTGGCAAGAAAGCAATCAAGGCGGTCCTGTGGGTTTCAGCAGATGGACTTAGAGTTGTGGACGAGAAAACAAAG GATCTTCTGGTAGACCAAACCATAGAAAAAGTGTCCTTCTGTGCTCCAGACAGAAACTTTGACCGGGCATTCTCTTACATATGTCGTGATGGAACAACAAGGAGATGGATCTGTCATTGCTTTATGGCTGTTAAGGACACG GGAGAGCGACTGAGCCATGCTGTTGGATGTGCCTTTGCCGCCTGCCTAGAGAGAAAGCAGAAGCGCGAAAAGGAATGCGGAGTCACTGCCACCTTTGATGCCAGCAGAACGACTTTTACCAGGGAGGGCTCATTTAGAGTAACCACTGCTACAGAACAGGCCGAGAGGGAGGAAGTTATGAAGCAGATACAAGATTCCAAGAAAG CAGGTGATTCTGAACCAAAACCTCCATTACCAACTACCACTGCTCCAGCCACAGTCACTTTGACAACTGTCCCAGCCCTGCCATCCCCACCCACTTCTGAGCTCCATGTGGTCCATGAAAGCATAGATGGAAGCAACCCTCACATGATCCCACGTAGACATGCCCCTGTGGAACAGCTGGCAAGACAAGGCTCTTTCAGGGGATTTCCTGTACTCAGCCAAAAGATGTCTCCTTTTAAACGGCAGCTTTCTCTAAGAATTAATGAGCTACCATCCACTGTGCAGCGGAAGTCTGACTTCCAAATTACAAACCCAG TTCCTGAGATAGAGGGAGAAACAGACAGCATCAGCGCCTTATGCTCCCAGATTACCAACACTTTCAGTATGCCACCTGAAGACCCCTTCATGTCAGCACCTATGACTAAGCCCACCACACCACAGTCCCCAACATTTGAAG TGAATGGCACTGCCTCTGCATTCACACTTCCCGCTGCTAAGCCTGCACAAGTCTCTGTGGCTCCTGCAGCAGCACCTGTGCGTGAGACCAATCCATGGGCAAATGCTCCTACAGTATCTGCCCAACAAGTTGCTAGCACCGGAGCACCGCCTGTGGCCACTATTGTTG GGCCTGAGTTTGTATCCACACATACAGTTGTCCAGCCCAGTCACAAACGGACTTCCTCAGAAGCAGACCGTTGGCTTGAAGAGGTGTCCAAAACTGTTAAAGCTCAGCAAAGACAATCCCCTGTTCCTGCTCCAGTCATTCAGGCACCGCCTCTGTTGCAGCCTGttgtcactgctgctgctccaAATCCTACTCGCCCTTACCCAACAAACACTTTCATAGCTCCACCACCTGTGTCAGTTGCCATAGTCCCGACTATACCACCTACATTCATGCCTGTGCAGCAACCTTACCCAGTAACTAATGGAATGAGCTACACCGTTCCTAGCGTCCCAGTTGTTGGCATTACAccttcacagatggttgctaatgTATTTGGAGCTGCAGGTCACCCACAAGTCTATCAACCAAAGCCGTCACCGGGTCTGGTCAAGCAACAGACTTTCTCAACCTATGAGACGAATAGCACCAGTAGCAGTCCATTCTTCAAACCGCCTCCCCAGCAGCAAAATGGTTCGGTGGCATTTAATGGATTAGACAGCAGTGGTTGGGATTTGGATGCCAAGCACCAACAAGGGCAGGCTTCATCTGCCGCCATAGACCCTTTTGAAGCCCAGTGGGCTGCTTTAGAAAGCAAATCTAAAGCTCGAGGTAACCCTTCCCCAACTAACCCCTTCTCCAGTGACCTCCAGAAGACGTTTGAGATAGAACTTTAA
- the NUMB gene encoding protein numb homolog isoform X4 — translation MNKLRQSFRRKKDVYVPEASRPHQWQTDEESVRTGKCSFQVKYLGHVEVDESRGMHICEDAVKRLKSTGKKAIKAVLWVSADGLRVVDEKTKDLLVDQTIEKVSFCAPDRNFDRAFSYICRDGTTRRWICHCFMAVKDTGERLSHAVGCAFAACLERKQKREKECGVTATFDASRTTFTREGSFRVTTATEQAEREEVMKQIQDSKKGDSEPKPPLPTTTAPATVTLTTVPALPSPPTSELHVVHESIDGSNPHMIPRRHAPVEQLARQGSFRGFPVLSQKMSPFKRQLSLRINELPSTVQRKSDFQITNPVPEIEGETDSISALCSQITNTFSMPPEDPFMSAPMTKPTTPQSPTFEVNGTASAFTLPAAKPAQVSVAPAAAPVRETNPWANAPTVSAQQVASTGAPPVATIVGPEFVSTHTVVQPSHKRTSSEADRWLEEVSKTVKAQQRQSPVPAPVIQAPPLLQPVVTAAAPNPTRPYPTNTFIAPPPVSVAIVPTIPPTFMPVQQPYPVTNGMSYTVPSVPVVGITPSQMVANVFGAAGHPQVYQPKPSPGLVKQQTFSTYETNSTSSSPFFKPPPQQQNGSVAFNGLDSSGWDLDAKHQQGQASSAAIDPFEAQWAALESKSKARGNPSPTNPFSSDLQKTFEIEL, via the exons TACCTGGGACACGTGGAGGTGGACGAATCTCGAGGAATGCACATCTGTGAAGATGCAGTAAAAAGACTAAAATCT ACTGGCAAGAAAGCAATCAAGGCGGTCCTGTGGGTTTCAGCAGATGGACTTAGAGTTGTGGACGAGAAAACAAAG GATCTTCTGGTAGACCAAACCATAGAAAAAGTGTCCTTCTGTGCTCCAGACAGAAACTTTGACCGGGCATTCTCTTACATATGTCGTGATGGAACAACAAGGAGATGGATCTGTCATTGCTTTATGGCTGTTAAGGACACG GGAGAGCGACTGAGCCATGCTGTTGGATGTGCCTTTGCCGCCTGCCTAGAGAGAAAGCAGAAGCGCGAAAAGGAATGCGGAGTCACTGCCACCTTTGATGCCAGCAGAACGACTTTTACCAGGGAGGGCTCATTTAGAGTAACCACTGCTACAGAACAGGCCGAGAGGGAGGAAGTTATGAAGCAGATACAAGATTCCAAGAAAG GTGATTCTGAACCAAAACCTCCATTACCAACTACCACTGCTCCAGCCACAGTCACTTTGACAACTGTCCCAGCCCTGCCATCCCCACCCACTTCTGAGCTCCATGTGGTCCATGAAAGCATAGATGGAAGCAACCCTCACATGATCCCACGTAGACATGCCCCTGTGGAACAGCTGGCAAGACAAGGCTCTTTCAGGGGATTTCCTGTACTCAGCCAAAAGATGTCTCCTTTTAAACGGCAGCTTTCTCTAAGAATTAATGAGCTACCATCCACTGTGCAGCGGAAGTCTGACTTCCAAATTACAAACCCAG TTCCTGAGATAGAGGGAGAAACAGACAGCATCAGCGCCTTATGCTCCCAGATTACCAACACTTTCAGTATGCCACCTGAAGACCCCTTCATGTCAGCACCTATGACTAAGCCCACCACACCACAGTCCCCAACATTTGAAG TGAATGGCACTGCCTCTGCATTCACACTTCCCGCTGCTAAGCCTGCACAAGTCTCTGTGGCTCCTGCAGCAGCACCTGTGCGTGAGACCAATCCATGGGCAAATGCTCCTACAGTATCTGCCCAACAAGTTGCTAGCACCGGAGCACCGCCTGTGGCCACTATTGTTG GGCCTGAGTTTGTATCCACACATACAGTTGTCCAGCCCAGTCACAAACGGACTTCCTCAGAAGCAGACCGTTGGCTTGAAGAGGTGTCCAAAACTGTTAAAGCTCAGCAAAGACAATCCCCTGTTCCTGCTCCAGTCATTCAGGCACCGCCTCTGTTGCAGCCTGttgtcactgctgctgctccaAATCCTACTCGCCCTTACCCAACAAACACTTTCATAGCTCCACCACCTGTGTCAGTTGCCATAGTCCCGACTATACCACCTACATTCATGCCTGTGCAGCAACCTTACCCAGTAACTAATGGAATGAGCTACACCGTTCCTAGCGTCCCAGTTGTTGGCATTACAccttcacagatggttgctaatgTATTTGGAGCTGCAGGTCACCCACAAGTCTATCAACCAAAGCCGTCACCGGGTCTGGTCAAGCAACAGACTTTCTCAACCTATGAGACGAATAGCACCAGTAGCAGTCCATTCTTCAAACCGCCTCCCCAGCAGCAAAATGGTTCGGTGGCATTTAATGGATTAGACAGCAGTGGTTGGGATTTGGATGCCAAGCACCAACAAGGGCAGGCTTCATCTGCCGCCATAGACCCTTTTGAAGCCCAGTGGGCTGCTTTAGAAAGCAAATCTAAAGCTCGAGGTAACCCTTCCCCAACTAACCCCTTCTCCAGTGACCTCCAGAAGACGTTTGAGATAGAACTTTAA